The following are from one region of the Halarcobacter sp. genome:
- a CDS encoding peptidoglycan DD-metalloendopeptidase family protein, producing the protein MKDRLIITISDVHSTKAFNVHQIIKQVILVIALIVLLIMGGAFWFISELNHRMDTLKEQKEKEIDLKEKEITVLVEKEKKLQAQNQFYSLQIKGKVRDIEALSSKLDHIEEMIGLRNDNEKKEQITQETLKSINDKIKMFMLTTIPSGSPLKETTVTSRFGYRIHPVTKKKKFHRGIDLRAKRKTEVFATADGVVSFARSSDYGDFGRVIKIRHNFGFETVYAHLNKTLVKTGDIIRKNQVIGLSGNSGRSTAPHLHYELKYGEKILNPREFIKWQLGNYYGIFKKERRVQWESLVRLINEQSKMVQP; encoded by the coding sequence ATGAAAGATAGATTGATAATAACCATATCAGATGTTCATAGTACGAAAGCGTTTAATGTTCATCAAATAATAAAACAAGTGATTTTGGTAATTGCTTTAATCGTACTTCTTATCATGGGTGGTGCATTTTGGTTTATCTCTGAACTTAACCATAGAATGGATACTTTAAAAGAACAAAAAGAAAAAGAGATAGATTTAAAAGAAAAAGAGATAACAGTACTTGTTGAAAAAGAAAAAAAACTTCAAGCTCAAAATCAATTTTATTCTTTACAAATAAAAGGTAAAGTAAGAGATATAGAAGCTCTAAGTTCAAAGCTAGACCATATAGAAGAGATGATTGGTTTAAGAAACGATAATGAGAAAAAAGAACAAATTACACAAGAAACATTAAAATCAATTAATGATAAAATTAAAATGTTTATGTTAACCACTATACCAAGTGGTTCTCCTCTTAAAGAAACAACAGTTACTTCTAGGTTTGGTTATAGAATACACCCTGTAACTAAAAAGAAAAAATTTCATAGAGGAATTGATTTAAGAGCAAAAAGAAAAACAGAAGTTTTTGCAACTGCTGATGGGGTTGTTAGTTTTGCAAGGTCGTCAGATTATGGAGATTTTGGTAGAGTAATTAAGATTCGTCATAATTTTGGTTTTGAAACAGTGTATGCACATTTAAATAAAACACTTGTAAAAACAGGTGATATTATAAGAAAAAACCAAGTTATAGGTTTAAGTGGAAATAGTGGAAGAAGTACAGCACCGCATTTACATTATGAATTGAAATATGGTGAAAAAATTCTAAACCCTAGGGAGTTTATAAAATGGCAACTTGGGAACTATTATGGTATTTTTAAGAAGGAGAGGAGAGTTCAATGGGAATCTTTGGTAAGGCTAATAAACGAACAGTCCAAAATGGTGCAACCGTAA
- a CDS encoding polymer-forming cytoskeletal protein — MGIFGKANKRTVQNGATVIAHGTCIIGGITTEGSVHIDGKFEGVILEADMISIGKTGEVIGDIKANNLIVSGLLDGKIDCNQVQILSEGKVIGNMKYNELVIEEDGKFEGQGIRKGSNLTSKYDEVENKINNIILSPAQQIEHGPKNS; from the coding sequence ATGGGAATCTTTGGTAAGGCTAATAAACGAACAGTCCAAAATGGTGCAACCGTAATTGCACACGGAACTTGTATTATTGGTGGAATAACTACAGAGGGAAGTGTTCATATAGATGGTAAATTTGAAGGTGTTATATTAGAAGCTGACATGATTTCTATTGGTAAGACTGGAGAAGTGATTGGTGATATAAAAGCAAATAACTTAATAGTAAGTGGTCTTCTTGATGGCAAAATAGATTGCAACCAAGTACAAATATTATCTGAAGGTAAAGTAATAGGTAATATGAAATACAATGAACTAGTTATTGAAGAGGATGGAAAATTTGAAGGGCAAGGGATTAGAAAAGGTTCTAATCTAACAAGTAAATATGATGAAGTTGAAAATAAAATCAATAACATTATACTTAGTCCAGCACAACAAATAGAACATGGCCCAAAAAATTCATGA
- a CDS encoding TOTE conflict system archaeo-eukaryotic primase domain-containing protein, which produces MAQKIHERLEELYSQKQYIEKEIAKLENELKNSSKTNHNIKLSKYDKINLFESLFVNRNDIYAKKWISKDGLKQSFYPVTQTFKGKDFLPLTNKDLEAHLRGQIQIASYIIDKENKVKFVVLEILPSDISKLVNSFSLLQSNFLFEYSSYNSVFVWLFFETKISAKDSRKFAQYILRKANINAKIYPNKDFSTLASLEEPLELPLHLKFRENNTTVFFNPFDNSIFKNQWTILQNIKKISSSTIEKYIGFDTVSNSSFILEDIQIPPFRLELKLYDFVYIPTKDLSQTFINKLKSFATFDNPQIKVLLKLRKPLFNTPKVIKNFEEDEVYLKLPRGLIYKIEEFFKDYNVDYKIDNKTYLEKIETKQVKFNLREEQQEAIDSILKKDFSICVAPPGFGKTLIGAKMFEQRACTTLIIVNKNMLLSQWIDRFVEYFGYEKKDIGYLGKSKNKLNGQIDVATMQSLKNTPDVINNYSFVIVDECHHIPAVTFEQIVKNFFGRYILGLSATPNRKDGLEPILFQQLGNLAYEYKNKKTVKNHLKVIKTEFTSTCDTYAELINEISRDENRNNLIIEQIVSNKERKILLLTDRIEHINILEEKLLNMDFDFVSIHGSLSKKEQEEKMQLVEEKNLILATTSYFGEGIDFPHLNTIIFATPISYFGRLVQYLGRIGRGNQECLAIDLLDYKNAMLNSAYKKRIPGYKQMHYI; this is translated from the coding sequence ATGGCCCAAAAAATTCATGAACGTCTAGAAGAGCTTTATTCTCAAAAGCAATATATTGAAAAAGAGATTGCAAAACTTGAGAATGAGTTAAAAAATAGTTCAAAAACAAATCACAATATAAAACTTTCAAAATATGATAAAATCAATCTTTTTGAAAGTTTATTTGTAAACAGAAATGATATTTATGCAAAAAAATGGATAAGTAAAGATGGCTTAAAACAAAGCTTTTATCCAGTAACTCAAACTTTTAAGGGAAAAGATTTTCTACCCTTAACTAATAAAGATTTAGAAGCACATTTAAGAGGACAGATTCAAATAGCCTCTTATATAATCGATAAAGAAAATAAAGTTAAATTTGTAGTATTGGAGATACTTCCTTCTGATATTTCAAAACTTGTAAATAGTTTCTCACTTTTACAAAGTAATTTTTTATTTGAGTACAGTTCTTATAATTCGGTTTTTGTTTGGTTGTTTTTTGAAACAAAAATAAGTGCAAAAGATTCAAGAAAATTTGCTCAATATATACTTAGAAAAGCAAATATAAATGCCAAAATATATCCAAATAAAGATTTCTCAACATTAGCTTCTTTGGAAGAGCCTTTAGAGTTACCTTTACATTTAAAATTTAGAGAAAATAATACTACAGTATTTTTTAATCCTTTTGATAATAGTATTTTTAAAAATCAATGGACAATATTACAAAATATTAAAAAAATATCTTCGTCAACTATAGAAAAATATATAGGTTTTGATACAGTAAGCAATAGTTCTTTTATCTTAGAAGATATCCAAATTCCACCTTTTAGATTAGAATTAAAGCTATATGATTTTGTTTATATTCCAACAAAAGATTTGTCACAAACTTTTATTAACAAATTAAAAAGTTTTGCTACTTTTGATAACCCTCAAATAAAAGTATTATTAAAACTAAGAAAACCTTTATTTAATACTCCAAAAGTGATAAAAAACTTTGAAGAGGATGAAGTTTATTTAAAACTTCCTAGGGGATTGATATATAAAATTGAAGAGTTTTTTAAAGATTACAATGTAGATTATAAAATAGACAATAAAACCTATTTAGAGAAAATAGAAACCAAACAAGTGAAGTTTAATCTAAGAGAAGAACAGCAAGAAGCAATTGACTCTATACTAAAAAAAGATTTTTCAATATGTGTAGCTCCTCCAGGGTTTGGAAAAACATTAATTGGTGCAAAAATGTTTGAGCAAAGAGCTTGTACTACATTGATAATTGTAAATAAAAATATGCTTTTATCTCAATGGATAGATAGGTTTGTAGAGTATTTTGGATATGAAAAAAAAGATATTGGATATTTAGGGAAAAGTAAAAATAAACTAAATGGACAAATTGATGTAGCAACTATGCAAAGTTTAAAAAATACACCAGATGTAATCAACAACTATTCTTTTGTTATAGTTGACGAGTGTCACCATATCCCAGCAGTTACTTTTGAACAAATCGTTAAAAACTTTTTTGGAAGATATATTTTAGGCCTTAGTGCAACTCCAAATAGAAAAGATGGTTTAGAGCCAATACTTTTCCAACAATTAGGAAACTTAGCCTATGAATATAAAAATAAAAAAACTGTTAAAAATCATTTAAAGGTTATAAAAACAGAGTTTACAAGTACTTGTGATACTTATGCAGAATTGATAAATGAAATATCAAGGGATGAAAATAGAAACAATCTTATTATAGAACAAATTGTTTCAAATAAAGAAAGAAAAATTTTACTTTTAACTGATAGAATAGAGCATATAAATATTTTAGAAGAGAAACTTCTTAATATGGATTTTGATTTTGTTTCAATCCATGGAAGTCTTAGTAAAAAAGAACAAGAAGAAAAGATGCAGTTAGTAGAAGAGAAAAATCTTATATTAGCTACTACTTCATATTTTGGAGAGGGGATAGATTTTCCCCATTTAAATACAATTATTTTTGCAACCCCAATCTCATATTTTGGAAGATTGGTTCAATATTTAGGTAGAATTGGAAGAGGCAATCAAGAGTGTTTAGCTATTGATTTATTAGATTATAAAAATGCAATGCTTAATTCAGCATATAAAAAACGTATCCCTGGATATAAGCAAATGCACTATATTTAG
- a CDS encoding cation:proton antiporter: protein MLGIIVWTLFIAIIVNIILKKVHLPTIIGYIVTGTIIAYVFDLHNAVNNHDLKEIAEFGVVFLMFTIGLEFSIEHLKKMKKEVFFTGSLQILVTTSFVVFLCMVVLGFDFKTSLVIGAALSLSSTAIVLKTYNETNEIKKRHGQRVLGILIMQDIAVIPILLMMSFFTSGDDQDVVRLIFNTTVAAFILIALLYVVGKYLLEPFFEHVTKAESDELFVASVLLIAIGASYLAHHFGFTYSLGAFVAGMMISETKFKHQVEADLTPFRNLLLGVFFITVGMQINFSVIADNILIILILLPVLLLLKYAIIYLIVRIDDTKRVAFKTALSLVQIGEFSLAILELARSSSLLDPTYSQILIVTIVISMILTPIVLKNMSGLASKLVPDDTLTITNTYNIDKDTKGHIVVIGYGHLGQEIASNLRLDGHEYVIVEHNLKYFEMGYLDDEPIIFGNAAHKHILESVNIKQACAVIVAIDNPEKVHLVCEVINDLTQSTKTIVKVTRFSEKKELENLHLEHIIVEDDIVARALVEETKECKLDLIEEQIIKR, encoded by the coding sequence ATGTTAGGGATTATAGTTTGGACACTATTTATTGCAATAATTGTAAATATAATATTAAAAAAAGTTCATTTGCCAACAATCATTGGATATATTGTTACAGGTACAATTATCGCTTATGTATTTGATTTACATAATGCTGTTAACAATCATGATTTGAAAGAGATTGCAGAGTTTGGTGTTGTATTTCTAATGTTTACCATTGGTTTAGAGTTTTCAATTGAACATTTAAAAAAGATGAAAAAAGAGGTGTTTTTCACAGGAAGTTTACAAATACTTGTAACAACCTCTTTTGTTGTATTTTTATGTATGGTTGTTTTAGGTTTTGATTTTAAAACATCACTTGTAATAGGTGCCGCTTTATCTTTATCTTCTACAGCAATTGTATTAAAAACATATAATGAAACAAATGAGATTAAAAAAAGACATGGACAAAGGGTTTTAGGTATTTTAATTATGCAAGATATTGCAGTGATTCCTATTTTACTTATGATGTCATTTTTTACATCTGGAGATGACCAAGATGTAGTAAGACTTATTTTTAATACTACTGTTGCTGCATTTATATTAATAGCACTATTATATGTGGTTGGGAAATATCTTCTTGAACCATTTTTCGAGCATGTTACAAAAGCTGAATCTGATGAGCTTTTTGTAGCATCTGTATTACTTATTGCCATAGGAGCTTCATATTTGGCTCACCATTTTGGATTTACCTATTCATTGGGAGCTTTTGTTGCAGGTATGATGATTAGTGAAACAAAATTTAAACATCAAGTTGAAGCTGACCTCACACCTTTTAGAAATCTTCTTTTAGGGGTTTTCTTTATAACAGTTGGGATGCAGATTAATTTTTCAGTTATTGCAGACAATATCTTAATTATATTAATATTGCTTCCTGTTTTATTGTTGTTAAAATATGCAATTATTTATCTTATAGTTAGAATTGATGATACTAAAAGGGTAGCTTTTAAAACTGCTTTATCTTTAGTTCAAATTGGAGAATTCTCTTTAGCAATTTTAGAATTAGCAAGAAGTTCAAGTTTACTAGACCCTACATATTCACAAATACTAATAGTAACTATAGTAATCTCTATGATATTAACTCCAATAGTTTTAAAAAATATGTCAGGTTTAGCATCAAAATTGGTGCCAGATGATACTCTAACTATTACAAATACATACAATATAGATAAAGATACAAAAGGGCATATTGTTGTTATTGGTTATGGACATTTAGGACAAGAGATAGCAAGTAATTTAAGACTAGATGGTCATGAATATGTAATTGTAGAACACAATCTTAAATATTTTGAGATGGGATATTTAGATGATGAACCAATTATATTTGGGAATGCTGCACATAAACATATCTTAGAGTCTGTAAATATAAAACAAGCTTGTGCTGTAATTGTAGCAATTGACAATCCTGAAAAAGTACATTTAGTTTGTGAAGTAATAAATGATTTAACTCAAAGTACAAAAACAATTGTAAAAGTTACAAGATTTAGTGAGAAAAAAGAGCTTGAGAACTTACATTTAGAACATATAATTGTTGAAGATGATATTGTAGCAAGAGCTCTTGTTGAAGAAACAAAAGAGTGTAAATTAGATCTGATTGAAGAACAAATAATTAAAAGATAG
- a CDS encoding DUF302 domain-containing protein, translating into MHYIEQSNKSVDEVVNAIKEKAPSYKFGVLHVHEIDNTLKSKGLEFTKECKVLDVCNPGFAKKLLDEDMSFSVILPCKIAVYSQDGDTIIGMNSIVQLIDDVNPDMIETAQEIQDILLKLISDVK; encoded by the coding sequence ATGCATTATATTGAGCAATCAAATAAAAGTGTAGATGAGGTTGTAAATGCTATTAAAGAGAAAGCCCCAAGTTATAAATTTGGAGTTTTACATGTTCATGAGATTGATAACACTTTAAAATCAAAGGGTTTAGAGTTTACTAAAGAGTGTAAAGTTTTAGATGTTTGCAACCCTGGCTTTGCTAAAAAACTTTTGGATGAGGATATGAGTTTTTCAGTAATTCTACCTTGTAAAATTGCTGTTTATTCACAAGATGGGGATACAATTATTGGTATGAATTCAATTGTTCAATTAATAGATGATGTTAATCCAGATATGATTGAAACAGCTCAAGAGATTCAAGATATTTTACTAAAATTAATAAGTGATGTTAAATAG
- a CDS encoding lysophospholipid acyltransferase family protein, producing MIDVQKEIEKKFPKVAKKPNFLSKSLIKIAKKVIHENSINEFLEKNSHLKGFEFVDAVLDYFEFDYTVSSNDIQNIPASGKVVIIANHPLGALDALSLLKLISTVRTDVKIVANDFLVGIDALKPLFIPIDNYKMRQSKKDIQKVYEALNDESAIIIFPAGEVSRASANGVKDPSWNKGFINFAMNSNAPILPIFIGGKNSKAFYTMSLINKTFSTLLLSNEMFRKKSTNINIKIGEIIPNENIKPRGLDKKVIVSLYKKHVYALKKGKKSYFVTQKAIAHPQKKNDILKELKKSKLLGETADGKKIYLYDYEDDSVVLKELGRLRELSFRKVGEGINQKRDTDKYDIYYQHIVLWDENDLEIVGSYRIGNGNFINGNIGKKGFYSNTLFKYNQNFNPYLEDSIELGRSFVQPKYWGTRALDYLWYGIGAYLKTHPHIKYMFGPVSISGTFPSLAKDMMIFHYSHYFSSKEILIEAKLPYQYSCHIQDLKDVFTLDDKKKDFKTLKSTLNSMGVTVPTLFKQYSDICEDGGVKFLAFNVDPDFSNCVDGFILVEVEKIKNSARKRYIDKD from the coding sequence ATGATAGATGTGCAAAAAGAGATTGAAAAAAAGTTTCCGAAGGTTGCAAAAAAACCTAACTTTTTAAGCAAATCCTTAATAAAGATTGCAAAAAAAGTAATTCATGAAAACTCAATAAACGAATTTTTAGAAAAAAATTCACATTTAAAAGGGTTTGAGTTTGTAGATGCAGTATTAGACTATTTTGAGTTTGATTATACAGTTTCAAGTAATGATATTCAAAATATACCAGCTTCAGGGAAAGTTGTAATTATTGCTAACCATCCTTTAGGTGCATTAGATGCACTTTCCCTTTTAAAACTTATTAGTACAGTAAGAACTGATGTAAAAATTGTTGCTAATGATTTTCTTGTAGGGATAGATGCCTTAAAACCTTTATTTATCCCTATTGATAATTATAAAATGAGACAATCTAAAAAAGATATTCAAAAGGTTTATGAAGCGCTGAATGATGAAAGTGCTATTATAATTTTCCCAGCAGGAGAAGTTAGTCGTGCAAGTGCAAATGGTGTTAAAGATCCATCTTGGAATAAAGGTTTTATAAACTTTGCAATGAATTCAAATGCTCCAATACTACCTATATTTATTGGAGGAAAAAACTCAAAAGCATTTTATACAATGTCTTTAATAAATAAAACATTTTCTACACTTTTATTATCAAATGAGATGTTTAGAAAAAAATCAACAAATATCAATATAAAAATTGGAGAAATAATTCCAAATGAAAATATCAAACCACGAGGTTTAGATAAAAAGGTTATTGTAAGCCTTTACAAAAAACATGTATATGCTTTGAAAAAAGGTAAAAAGTCTTATTTTGTAACCCAAAAAGCAATTGCTCATCCACAAAAGAAAAATGATATTTTAAAAGAATTAAAAAAATCTAAACTTTTAGGGGAAACTGCAGATGGTAAAAAAATATATCTTTATGATTATGAAGATGATTCTGTGGTATTAAAAGAGTTAGGAAGGCTAAGAGAATTAAGTTTTAGGAAAGTTGGTGAAGGTATAAATCAAAAAAGAGATACTGATAAATATGATATTTACTACCAACATATTGTACTTTGGGATGAGAATGATTTAGAGATAGTAGGCTCATATAGAATTGGAAATGGAAACTTTATAAATGGTAATATTGGGAAAAAAGGGTTTTATTCAAATACTCTATTTAAATACAATCAAAACTTTAATCCATATTTAGAAGATTCTATAGAATTAGGTCGAAGTTTTGTTCAACCAAAATATTGGGGGACTAGAGCCTTAGATTATTTATGGTATGGAATTGGTGCATATTTAAAAACCCATCCTCATATCAAATATATGTTTGGTCCTGTTTCTATATCTGGAACATTTCCTTCACTTGCTAAGGATATGATGATATTTCATTATAGTCACTATTTTTCAAGTAAAGAAATACTTATTGAGGCAAAATTACCATATCAATACTCTTGTCATATTCAAGATTTAAAAGATGTGTTTACACTTGATGATAAAAAGAAAGATTTTAAAACTTTAAAATCTACTCTAAATAGTATGGGAGTTACTGTACCAACTCTATTTAAACAATACTCGGATATTTGCGAAGATGGTGGAGTTAAGTTTCTAGCTTTTAATGTTGACCCAGATTTTTCAAATTGTGTTGATGGATTTATTTTAGTCGAAGTTGAAAAAATAAAAAATAGTGCTAGAAAAAGATATATAGATAAAGATTAA
- a CDS encoding alkaline phosphatase PhoX, with protein sequence MRKSYISIAVASMVASLALVGCGGSDDNGIFNTIIDTPSSNSLVRESGIAKKVVLSQIPAPLTDEEKSSIIATNSVTYDNGQGSTSAIGFTKLISAKTTNNGQTFGAVKDYNDATVTDNDGNLIICDGANGNIGGSGLDHTSILTNNGRIFAVSQFECANGAMYGYELSQDPSTGALSVVDNSMQYISQKSGFGGWVHCAGMVTPWGTHLGSEEYEPNARAFTAASYDANLGYFDAGNGEGDYFNQNLKYYWNGDYTKTSPYYYGFIPEVSVNASSSTPTYTYTKHFSMGRAAWELAYVMPDEKTAYLSDDGTNVGFYMYIANTAGDLSAGSLYAAKWNQTSDEEAGSADLTWIKMGSATDAEIKSILDAGIEFSDIFDAVDPADDNTCAQGYTRINTSWGLECLAVKAGQEKAAAFLETRRYSAMLGATTEFRKEEGITYNPDHNKLYVAMSEIRKGMLDGSSNDTGGNNDIRLTENKCGAVYGLDIYDASETAVDSTNDAINSEYVVKNMYGVLRGEASSYDAGSDYEAYECSPDSIAHPDNITYLKGENLLVIGEDTDRHPNDFIWAYDVVNGKMTRILSTPYGSETTSPYWYKDINGFGYLTAVTQHPFGETSSSDPDYSLVESATNKESSFGVVGPFNFTAR encoded by the coding sequence ATGAGAAAATCATATATAAGTATAGCTGTAGCTTCAATGGTTGCTTCATTAGCACTTGTTGGTTGTGGAGGTAGTGATGATAATGGTATTTTTAATACAATTATTGATACTCCTTCTTCAAACTCTCTTGTTAGAGAATCTGGGATTGCAAAAAAAGTTGTTTTATCACAGATTCCTGCTCCTTTAACAGATGAAGAAAAATCATCAATTATTGCAACAAATAGTGTTACATATGATAATGGTCAAGGTAGTACAAGTGCAATTGGATTTACAAAATTAATTAGCGCTAAAACTACTAATAATGGTCAAACATTTGGAGCTGTAAAAGATTATAATGATGCAACAGTTACAGATAATGATGGAAATCTTATCATTTGTGATGGAGCAAATGGAAATATTGGTGGTTCAGGTTTAGACCACACATCAATTTTAACAAACAATGGAAGAATCTTTGCAGTTTCTCAATTTGAATGTGCAAATGGAGCGATGTATGGGTACGAGTTATCTCAAGATCCATCAACAGGGGCATTATCTGTTGTTGATAACTCTATGCAATATATTAGTCAAAAATCTGGTTTTGGTGGATGGGTACACTGTGCTGGTATGGTTACACCTTGGGGTACACACTTAGGTTCTGAAGAATATGAGCCTAATGCAAGAGCATTTACTGCTGCTTCTTATGATGCAAATTTAGGTTATTTTGATGCTGGTAATGGTGAGGGTGATTACTTTAATCAAAACTTAAAATATTACTGGAATGGGGATTATACTAAAACTAGTCCTTATTATTATGGATTTATTCCTGAAGTATCTGTAAATGCTTCATCTTCAACTCCTACTTATACATATACAAAACACTTTTCTATGGGTAGAGCTGCATGGGAGCTTGCATATGTAATGCCTGATGAAAAAACTGCATATCTTTCGGATGATGGGACAAATGTTGGTTTTTATATGTATATAGCTAATACAGCTGGTGATTTAAGTGCTGGTTCTTTATATGCAGCAAAATGGAATCAAACTTCTGATGAAGAAGCGGGTTCTGCTGACTTGACATGGATTAAAATGGGAAGTGCCACAGATGCTGAAATTAAGTCAATTTTAGATGCAGGTATAGAGTTTAGTGATATTTTTGATGCTGTTGATCCTGCTGATGATAATACCTGTGCACAAGGTTATACAAGAATCAATACTTCATGGGGATTAGAATGTTTAGCTGTAAAAGCTGGACAAGAAAAAGCAGCGGCATTTTTAGAAACTAGAAGATACTCTGCAATGTTGGGTGCAACTACTGAGTTTAGAAAAGAGGAAGGTATTACTTATAATCCTGACCACAATAAACTTTATGTAGCTATGAGTGAGATTAGAAAAGGTATGTTAGATGGAAGTTCTAATGATACTGGTGGAAATAATGATATTAGATTAACTGAAAATAAATGTGGTGCAGTTTATGGTCTTGATATTTATGATGCAAGTGAAACTGCCGTTGATAGTACAAATGATGCTATTAATAGTGAATATGTTGTAAAAAATATGTATGGAGTATTAAGAGGTGAAGCATCTTCTTATGATGCTGGTTCAGATTATGAAGCTTATGAATGTTCTCCTGACTCAATTGCACATCCTGATAATATCACTTATTTAAAAGGTGAAAACTTACTTGTAATTGGTGAGGATACAGATAGACATCCAAATGACTTTATTTGGGCATATGATGTTGTAAATGGGAAAATGACAAGAATTTTATCAACTCCATATGGTTCTGAAACTACATCTCCATATTGGTATAAAGATATTAATGGATTTGGTTACTTAACTGCTGTTACTCAACACCCATTTGGTGAAACAAGTAGTAGTGATCCTGATTATTCATTAGTTGAATCTGCAACTAATAAAGAATCATCATTTGGTGTTGTTGGACCATTCAACTTCACAGCTAGATAA